The nucleotide window CCCGAAGGCGCTGCACAGGCCTACGTACTGGCCACCAACGTCTACCACAAGACCCCGCAGGGCTGGCGCATGGTGGTGCACCATGCGAGCCCCGGCACGCAAGGCGCCGCCCAGGAGATCAACCAGGCGCCACAGGTGCTGCATTAATAGTAAAGCATGCCTCTAGCCCCCGTGCAATCTGTGCAAACAGCTATGAATTATGTAGCGCCCCGGTGGTTGCCTGGCGGCAACCTGCAAACCATCTGGCCCGCCTTGTACTCGCGCCGCGTGTTTGGCCCGCACCCGCAGTACCGGCGTGAGCGCTGGACAACCCCTGATTCCGATTTCATCGATGTGGATTGGATGGTGGATGCTGTACCAGCGCCTGCCGCATCGCGTCCCTTGCTGGTGTTGTTCCACGGCCTTGAAGGTTCGTCACGCAGCCATTACTCTGAGGCGTTTGCCGACTTTGCGCATGCACAGGGCATGGCCTATGTGGTGCCGCATTTCCGGGGCTGTGGCGGTGAACTCAACCTCGGGCCGCGGGCCTACCATTCGGGGGATTTTGAAGAAATTGGCTGGGTGCTCGCGCGCCTGCGGCAGCAGCACAGCGGTCCGATCATTGCCGTCGGGGTTTCTCTGGGTGGCAACGCCCTGTTGCGCTGGGCTGAGGAAATGGGCGAGAGCGCGGCGCAGGTGGCCTCCGGTGTGGCGGCCGTGTGTTCCCCAATTGACCTTGCGGCCGGTGGCTGGGCCATTGGCCGCGGCTTCAACCGGCTGGTCTACACGCGCATGTTTCTGAACACAATGAAGCCCAAAGCGTTGCAAAAGCTGGCCCAGCACCCGGGCCTGTTTGACCGGCAGGCGCTGGAGTCCGCGCGCGACCTCTACGAGTTTGACAACGTCTTCACTGCGCCGCTGCACGGGTTCAAGAGCACGGAAGACTACTGGGGCCGCGCTTCGGCCAAACCGCATCTGGCGCAGATCCGTATCCCTGCGCTGGTGGTCAACGCGCGCAACGACCCCTTTGTCCCCGCCTGGTGCCTGCCCTCGCAGAGCGAGGTGGGTGACCACGTCACGCTGTGGCAGCCTGCGCACGGGGGCCATGTGGGTTTTCCGCACGGCCCGGTGCCCGGCCATGTACGCACCATGCCCGACGCCGTGGGCGGCTGGCTGGACAAACATTGCCCCCACGCTCCACCGCTGCGTGGGTCTCTGCCCCCCGAGGGGGCTGTTCCGCCTTGGGGCGGCCCGGCGGCGGAACATCTGCCGGCAAAGGAGTAAGCCATGGACGACATCGTCAAACAAGCCATGGTCAAGTGGCCCAATGTGCCGCACTGTTACGGCTGGCTGGGCCTGGATGCGCGCGGCAACTGGTACATGCGCGACGACGGCGCACAGGCCCAGGGCGCTTTTGGCAGCGGTGCGCCGGGCGCCAAGGGCAGCCTGCTCAAACATGAAAAGCTGATCGACTTCATCCAGCGCAACTACGCGGCCGACGCGGCCGGGCAATGGTTCTTCCAGAACGGGCCGCAGCGTGTGTATGTAGAGCTGGAAGCCACACCCTGGGTCTGGCGCGTGGGTGCCGACCTGGGTGTGCATGCCCATGACGGGCAAAGCGTCACCGTGCAACGCGGCCTGCTGGATGAGCGGGGCTGGCTGTACCTGGAAACGGTGAAGGGTCTGGGGCTGGTCCACACCCAGGACGTGGGCGAAGCGGCGCGTGCCATTGAGGCCGGACTGTGGACAGTGGACGAAGTGTTGTGTGCCGACCTGCCCGCGCATTACGGCTTTGTGCGCAGTCCGCAAGCCCTGCAGACCAAGCCATAAAAAAAGCCGACGCATGCGTCGGCTTTTTGGCAGGGTGCGTGGCCTGAATTACTTGGCGGCTTCCGGCGCGGCAGGCTTTTGGGGCTCTGCAAACTTGGCGCCACCGGCATTGGCCATGTAGACCACAGCGCGGGCGATTTCAAAGTCGTCAAAATCACCACCACCCTGGGCACCCATGGCGCCTTTACCCTTGAGGGCGGAATGCAGCAGCGCATCAAAACCGGTCTTGATGCGGGCGCCCCAGGCGCCAGCGTCACCAAACTTGGGTGCACCCGCGGCACCGGCGGTGTGGCAGGCGGTGCATTGGGCCTTGAAAACGTCTTCACCAGTGCGCATTTCGCGGTTGGCATCGCGAATTTCCACCATGCCCACTTTTTGCAGTCGTTCGGCAATGGATTTCTCCATGTTGACCGAGCCTGCAGCGGGCTTGTCCTGGGTCGTAACGAAGTACACCAGGCCAATGATCACAAAGATGGGGAACACAAACGAGAAAAATACTGCCAGCAACAATTGCTTTGGATTTTTGATCGGGCCGGTGTGGGCCTCTTCGTGAACAGTTGCGGTGTTGGTGTCGCTCATGGTGTCCTCAAAACGTGGGGCGTGTATTCAGCCCGGGATTATAGCGGCCCCCTCTGGGAAACCGCCTACAATGCGGCCTTCGGTTTGCGGCTGTAGCTCAGTGGATAGAGTATTGGCCTCCGAAGCCAAGGGTCGTGGGTTCGATCCCCGCCAGCCGCACCAAATCTCGGTGAGGCTCGCACATATCTTGTGGATATGTGCGAGCTTTCACGTGACGCAATCTCGTCTGCGCTCCGGCCCGGATACAAACCCGGACACATTGCGACGCGGCATGGCTTCCAAATCTGCCTCGCTGGTCCGACGGTGCGACGCAGGAACGCCCTGGGTTCGCTGGCGCAGATTAGCGCTTGCCTGCAAGCGAAGGGTGCCCTACATTCAAACACCTTCAATGTGAAGGTGCCCTCCATACTCAGGAGACATTCGAATGAAAAAACTGGCCCTCGTATTGATTGGCGCCGTCTTGACAGTTGGCTTGGCGACTGGCGCCCTTGCCGCCAACAAGACCGCTGCAGAAGATGCCGCGACGATGAAAGCCGCGAAAGACAAGTCCAAGGTTCCTGCTGCCCCTGGTGCGCCAGCTGCAGCTGCAGCGCCTGCCAAATCACCTGTCGCCATGAATGTGAAGGCCAACAAGACCCCTGAGCAAGATGCCGCGACGATGAAAGACGCCAAAGACAAAACGAAAAAATGCCCCCCTTCTTGCAAATAGAAGTGATGCACGGTTGTTTTTAACTGGCATGCAAAGGCCCGCATAACGCGGGCCTTTGCATTTGGTCTCAGGCCAAGACCGCACAGCCCCTGTGCCACAATGGAAACAGCAATGCTTGCGAAGGCATATTCCATGCGGGTTGTGCGATGAAATCGTCATCCCCGCCAGCAGCACCAGGCTCCGTATTGACCGCTATTTTGACAAGCACTTTTATGGCGGACGACTACCAGATCGAGATCCCCACGTCCTTCATGGACCTCTATACCGATGCGGCGCGTCGCAAGCCCACGGCATCGCGTGAGGTGGTGGCCGCGCGTTACGAGCTGTGTGAAGACATGGCCAATCTGCTTGCACCTACGGCGCAGGACATGCAGTTCAGCCTGGGCATCACGGAATCAGCTGCCTTGGAGCGCTGTCTGCAGGGGCTGGAGGGCGAGTCTGCGGTGGTGAGTGCAGCAGAGGCGCGCTGGGTGGTGTGCCGCCTGGCCGAACTGGCGGGCTGGCCGTTGCCCAGCTTTGCTGCCAATCTGCCCGAATAGTGCGGCTCAGGCCTCGACCTTGAGCGCCAGTGCGCGCTGGTACAAGTCATTGCGCGGCGCGCCCGTGATTTCGGCGGCCAGTTTGACGGCCGTTTTTAGCGGCAATTCGGCCAGCAGCAACTGCAGGATGCGCTGGTCCGCGCCTGTGTCTGCCACCACGGGAGCCGGGTGCAGCACCAGCGCAAATTCACCGCGCAGACGGTTGGCATCTTCTGCCAGCCAGGCAACCAGGCCCTCGGCGCTGACCGTGGCCACTTCTTCAAACTGTTTGGTCAGCTCGCGCCCCACCGTCACAGGGCGTGTGCCCAAGGGCGCCAGCGCGAGGGCCAATGCCTCGATGCGGTGCGGCGCTTCCAGCAGCACGACCGCGCGCTCCTGCTGGGCCAGCGCCTCCACGGCCAGTGCACGCTCACTGCTCTTGTTTGGCAGAAACCCGGCGAAGACAAATCCACCAGCACCACCGTCTTCGCCAATGCCGGCGACGGACAGCACACTGGTCACGCTGCTGGCACCGGGCAGGGGAATGGCGCGCAGGCCCAATGCCCGCACGGCGGCCACCAAGCGCGCGCCGGGGTCACTCACGCCCGGTGTACCCGCGTCGCTGACATAGGCCACACGCTGGCCCTGGTGCATGCGACCCACCACGGCCTGCGCGGCCTCGGACTCGTTGTGCTGGTGCAGCGCCAGCAACTGGTGGCTGCTTTTGTCGATGCCATAGGCGCGCAACAGCGACTGGGTGTGGCGCGTGTCTTCGCAGGCAATGGTGTCGGCCAGGCCCAGCACATGCAAGGCGCGCAGGCTGATGTCGGCCAGGTTGCCGATAGGTGTGGCCACCACGTAGAGCGCACCCTGCGGATAATGTTGTCCAGCAGCAGCCTCGGTGGCTGCCGCAAGGGCAGAGGTAAAAGACGCGCTCACTATGGGTTTCCTTCCTTCCAGAACACCGGCATCCGCAACCACCAAACAAGTGGGTGACGCGGCCGAAGACCAGGCTTTGCAGTATTTGCAGAAGCAGGGCTTGCGTCTGGTGCAGCGCAATTATCGGACGCCCGGGCGCGGTGGTGGCGAAATCGACCTCATCATGCGTATGCAAGACGGAACCACGGTGTTTGTGGAGGTGCGCAAACGGGCTTCCGGCAGCCACGGTGGTGCAGCGGCCAGCGTGGGCGGTGTCAAGCAGCGGCGCATCGTGTTTGCCGCCCGCCACTACCTGAGCAGTTTGCGGACCCCACCGCCTTGCCGTTTTGATGTGGTGCTGGTGGAGCCCGAGGGCCTGCAGTGGCTGCAGGCGGCGTTTGACGCCGGCTAGGTGCGCGCTGCCCGCCAGCCGGCACCACCGCTTACAACTGTCAAGAACGCGCGCCCCCTAGGGACTTGGTGGGCCGGGTATCATGCGGCCCATGCTGGAACAACGTATTCAACAACACTTTATTGACAGCGCCGACCTCAAATACCAGTCCGCGCAGTCATTGAGCAAGCCGATTGCGGCGGCAGTGCAGGCCATGCTGGCCTGTGTCACCAGCGGTGGCAAGGTTTTAGCGTGTGGCAATGGTGGCTCCGCCGCGGATGCACAGCACTTTGCGGCTGAATTTGTGGGCCGGTTCGAGCGTGAACGCCCGGAGCTCGGTGCGATTGCACTCACCACCGATACGTCCATCATCACTGCCATCGCCAACGATTACGACTTCAATGTCATTTTTTCGCGCCAGGTGCGCGCCCTGGGCTCTCCCGGTGATGTGCTGTTGGCGATCTCTACCAGCGGCAACTCGGCCAACGTGCTGGCCGCCATTGAAGCGGCCCATGCCCGCGAGATGGTGGTGGTCGGCTTGACCGGCCGCAATGGCGGAAAAATGGCGCAAATGCTGCGTGACACCGATGTCCATATCTGTGTGCCACATGACCGCACCGCGCGTATCCAGGAAGTCCATCTTTTGACCCTGCATTGCATCTGTGATGCGGTCGATGCCCAACTTTTAGGTGATCAGGAAACCACAACATGAATGTAACTTTGCGACGTATTACTTTGGGCCTGGCAATGGTTGCCAGCCTGGGCGGCCTGACGGCCTGTGTCCCTCTGCTCGTGGGCGGCGCCGTGATGGGCGGTGGCATGGTTGCGACCGACCGGCGCACGTCGGGCTCGGTGCTGGAGGACGAAGGCATTGAGCTGCGTGCTTCCAGCCGTGTACGCGAGGGCCTGGGTGAGCGTGTGCACATCAACATCACGAGCTACAACCGCCAGGTGCTGATCACCGGCGAAGTGCCGAACGCACAGGACAAACAACTGGTCGAGAAAATCGTGTCCGGTGTAGACAACGTGCGCAACATCGTCAATGAGCTGGCCATCATGGGCAACTCGACGCTGACACAGCGCTCCAGCGACACG belongs to Rhodoferax saidenbachensis and includes:
- a CDS encoding YheT family hydrolase, which translates into the protein MNYVAPRWLPGGNLQTIWPALYSRRVFGPHPQYRRERWTTPDSDFIDVDWMVDAVPAPAASRPLLVLFHGLEGSSRSHYSEAFADFAHAQGMAYVVPHFRGCGGELNLGPRAYHSGDFEEIGWVLARLRQQHSGPIIAVGVSLGGNALLRWAEEMGESAAQVASGVAAVCSPIDLAAGGWAIGRGFNRLVYTRMFLNTMKPKALQKLAQHPGLFDRQALESARDLYEFDNVFTAPLHGFKSTEDYWGRASAKPHLAQIRIPALVVNARNDPFVPAWCLPSQSEVGDHVTLWQPAHGGHVGFPHGPVPGHVRTMPDAVGGWLDKHCPHAPPLRGSLPPEGAVPPWGGPAAEHLPAKE
- a CDS encoding DUF2946 family protein, with product MDDIVKQAMVKWPNVPHCYGWLGLDARGNWYMRDDGAQAQGAFGSGAPGAKGSLLKHEKLIDFIQRNYAADAAGQWFFQNGPQRVYVELEATPWVWRVGADLGVHAHDGQSVTVQRGLLDERGWLYLETVKGLGLVHTQDVGEAARAIEAGLWTVDEVLCADLPAHYGFVRSPQALQTKP
- a CDS encoding c-type cytochrome translates to MSDTNTATVHEEAHTGPIKNPKQLLLAVFFSFVFPIFVIIGLVYFVTTQDKPAAGSVNMEKSIAERLQKVGMVEIRDANREMRTGEDVFKAQCTACHTAGAAGAPKFGDAGAWGARIKTGFDALLHSALKGKGAMGAQGGGDFDDFEIARAVVYMANAGGAKFAEPQKPAAPEAAK
- the rsmI gene encoding 16S rRNA (cytidine(1402)-2'-O)-methyltransferase yields the protein MSASFTSALAAATEAAAGQHYPQGALYVVATPIGNLADISLRALHVLGLADTIACEDTRHTQSLLRAYGIDKSSHQLLALHQHNESEAAQAVVGRMHQGQRVAYVSDAGTPGVSDPGARLVAAVRALGLRAIPLPGASSVTSVLSVAGIGEDGGAGGFVFAGFLPNKSSERALAVEALAQQERAVVLLEAPHRIEALALALAPLGTRPVTVGRELTKQFEEVATVSAEGLVAWLAEDANRLRGEFALVLHPAPVVADTGADQRILQLLLAELPLKTAVKLAAEITGAPRNDLYQRALALKVEA
- a CDS encoding YraN family protein, coding for MGFLPSRTPASATTKQVGDAAEDQALQYLQKQGLRLVQRNYRTPGRGGGEIDLIMRMQDGTTVFVEVRKRASGSHGGAAASVGGVKQRRIVFAARHYLSSLRTPPPCRFDVVLVEPEGLQWLQAAFDAG
- a CDS encoding phosphoheptose isomerase, yielding MLEQRIQQHFIDSADLKYQSAQSLSKPIAAAVQAMLACVTSGGKVLACGNGGSAADAQHFAAEFVGRFERERPELGAIALTTDTSIITAIANDYDFNVIFSRQVRALGSPGDVLLAISTSGNSANVLAAIEAAHAREMVVVGLTGRNGGKMAQMLRDTDVHICVPHDRTARIQEVHLLTLHCICDAVDAQLLGDQETTT
- a CDS encoding BON domain-containing protein; this encodes MNVTLRRITLGLAMVASLGGLTACVPLLVGGAVMGGGMVATDRRTSGSVLEDEGIELRASSRVREGLGERVHINITSYNRQVLITGEVPNAQDKQLVEKIVSGVDNVRNIVNELAIMGNSTLTQRSSDTLVTGRVKAALVDAKDLFSSAFKISTERGTTYVMGRVTQREADRATEVITRVSGVQRLVRMFEIISEDELARTLPQQPPADPKK